A single genomic interval of Brevibacillus brevis harbors:
- the mutS gene encoding DNA mismatch repair protein MutS, with amino-acid sequence MAQYTPMIQQYLAIKKDYPDTFLFFRLGDFYELFFDDAILASRELEITLTGRDGGGSERIPMCGVPHHAADGYIAELLKKGHKVAVCEQVEDPKEAKGVVRREVTRVITPGTMMEGKWLTDKENNYMAALAQVEGRTGVAACDMSTGEMYVTSLVGQAEAVLDEALQYRPKELVFFGLAVLPKTALPSTVVDAHQLDALAVDSQYAEQAKGLDMSMRAAVNALLFYIGTTQKRSLAHMRLLKQYDAKQYLQMDGFSRRNLELTETIRDKTKKGSLLWLLDRTQTAMGGRLLRRWIERPLLSRDQLEARLSAVEALKGDMLLRSDLRTCLDRVYDLERLAGRISYGNANARDLIQLRMSLEAVPELKQYMIQTNTPVLMELAQGMDECTDIVNYLAHALVDDPPISVREGGMLRTGYDEYLDKLHTASREGKTWIAQLEQGEREATGIRSLKVGFNKVFGYYIEISKSNIANVPAGRYERKQTLANAERYITPELKEREALILEAEEKMIELEYQLFVAVRSEVAKHIPRLQNLAERIASVDVLQAFATVSDERGFIRPELVENGEYVITEGRHPVVEAVLEREKYVANDVEMDQTNRQVLLITGPNMAGKSTYMRQIALITVMAQIGCFVPAKQAKLAIVDQIFTRIGAADDLVGGHSTFMVEMLETRHALQKATAKSLILLDEIGRGTSTYDGMALAQAVIEYICQKIGAKTLFSTHYHELTGLAETLSGVVNVNARCEEREGKLLFLHKIEEGRADKSYGIHVAELAEMPTWVIERARSILTGLEANGSAGNGNAASDVQMSLESLWTAPVAAVREEPMQFHSAEEEAIMDELRELDLNSTTPMDAMMKLYAWKQQLKKR; translated from the coding sequence ATGGCTCAATATACCCCGATGATTCAACAGTATCTGGCTATCAAAAAAGATTATCCGGATACTTTCTTATTTTTTCGCTTAGGCGATTTTTATGAACTGTTTTTTGATGACGCCATTCTTGCGTCCCGTGAGCTGGAAATTACACTGACGGGACGTGATGGTGGTGGTTCTGAGCGCATACCAATGTGTGGTGTTCCACATCATGCGGCAGATGGCTATATTGCAGAGCTACTGAAAAAAGGCCATAAAGTAGCTGTTTGCGAGCAAGTCGAAGATCCAAAAGAAGCCAAAGGGGTCGTTCGCCGGGAAGTTACACGCGTCATTACTCCGGGAACGATGATGGAAGGCAAATGGCTGACGGATAAGGAAAACAATTACATGGCAGCGTTAGCCCAAGTAGAAGGGCGGACGGGTGTTGCTGCGTGTGATATGAGTACAGGTGAGATGTACGTTACCTCTTTGGTGGGACAAGCAGAGGCTGTTCTGGATGAAGCCTTGCAATATCGCCCCAAGGAGCTCGTCTTTTTTGGCCTCGCTGTTTTGCCGAAGACAGCACTGCCATCTACTGTCGTGGATGCACACCAACTGGACGCATTGGCAGTGGATAGTCAATATGCGGAGCAGGCAAAAGGGCTGGATATGTCCATGCGAGCGGCGGTCAATGCTCTCTTGTTCTACATAGGGACGACGCAAAAACGCAGTCTTGCCCATATGCGCCTGTTAAAGCAGTACGATGCAAAGCAGTATCTGCAAATGGACGGCTTTTCCAGACGCAATTTGGAATTGACAGAGACCATTCGCGATAAGACGAAAAAGGGCTCTCTGTTGTGGCTGTTGGATCGGACTCAAACGGCAATGGGTGGTCGTCTCTTACGCAGATGGATTGAGCGTCCGTTGCTCAGTCGCGATCAGTTGGAGGCACGTCTGAGCGCTGTGGAAGCCTTGAAGGGTGACATGCTGCTTCGCTCCGATTTGCGGACTTGCTTGGATCGTGTCTATGATTTGGAGCGTCTGGCGGGCCGTATTTCCTATGGGAATGCGAACGCACGAGATCTCATTCAACTGCGCATGTCTTTGGAAGCTGTTCCAGAGCTGAAGCAGTATATGATCCAAACGAATACGCCGGTATTGATGGAACTGGCGCAAGGGATGGATGAGTGTACAGACATCGTCAACTATTTGGCTCATGCACTCGTAGATGATCCGCCGATATCGGTTCGTGAAGGCGGTATGCTTCGTACGGGATACGATGAGTACTTGGACAAGCTCCATACGGCAAGTCGTGAAGGGAAGACGTGGATTGCCCAACTGGAGCAGGGAGAACGGGAAGCGACAGGGATTCGTTCACTCAAAGTAGGCTTCAATAAGGTGTTTGGCTACTACATCGAAATATCGAAGTCCAATATCGCCAACGTTCCGGCGGGACGGTATGAGCGCAAGCAGACTTTGGCGAATGCAGAGCGGTACATTACACCAGAGTTGAAGGAACGCGAAGCGCTCATTCTTGAAGCGGAAGAAAAGATGATTGAGTTGGAATACCAACTGTTCGTGGCGGTAAGAAGCGAGGTCGCGAAGCATATACCAAGACTGCAGAATCTCGCTGAGCGCATTGCATCTGTGGACGTTCTCCAGGCATTTGCTACGGTGAGTGACGAGCGCGGTTTTATACGCCCAGAGCTTGTGGAAAACGGTGAATACGTCATTACAGAAGGGCGTCATCCAGTAGTAGAAGCCGTTCTGGAGCGCGAAAAATACGTGGCAAATGACGTGGAGATGGATCAGACGAATCGTCAAGTTTTGCTCATTACGGGTCCAAATATGGCGGGTAAAAGTACGTACATGAGACAGATCGCCTTGATCACGGTGATGGCACAGATCGGTTGCTTCGTTCCGGCTAAACAGGCCAAGCTGGCGATAGTCGATCAGATTTTTACTCGGATTGGGGCAGCCGACGATTTGGTTGGCGGGCACAGTACGTTTATGGTGGAAATGCTGGAGACCAGACACGCCCTGCAAAAAGCGACAGCGAAGAGCTTGATCCTGCTCGATGAAATTGGCCGCGGGACTTCAACGTACGATGGAATGGCGCTTGCACAAGCAGTGATTGAGTACATTTGCCAAAAAATCGGTGCCAAAACGCTCTTCTCCACACATTACCACGAGTTGACCGGGTTAGCAGAGACGTTGAGTGGTGTCGTGAATGTCAATGCTCGATGCGAAGAACGGGAAGGAAAGCTCTTGTTCCTTCACAAAATTGAAGAAGGACGAGCAGATAAAAGTTATGGAATCCATGTGGCAGAGCTGGCTGAAATGCCGACTTGGGTCATTGAGCGGGCGCGCAGTATCTTAACCGGACTTGAAGCGAATGGGAGTGCAGGGAATGGAAATGCAGCGAGTGACGTGC